A single window of Acetohalobium arabaticum DSM 5501 DNA harbors:
- a CDS encoding purine-nucleoside phosphorylase, whose translation MELLKVEETVEYLADLIDIKPEIALILGSGLGELADEIKEATSIPYSEIPNFPVSTVKGHAGQLVSGRLRRKKVIAMQGRFHYYEGYDMAEITFPVRVMELLGADKLIITNSAGGVNRNYNVGDLMIINDHINFMGTNPLVGPNEEEFGPRFLDMSQAYSPELITAAERAASKIGVNTRKGVYLATTGPNYETPAEVRCMSRLGADAVGMSTVPEVIVANHMNCEVLGISCIANMAAGILSEPLDHMEVIETTKRVKEDFINLVTKVLEVIE comes from the coding sequence ATGGAACTACTTAAAGTAGAAGAGACTGTAGAATATTTAGCTGATCTAATTGATATTAAACCGGAGATTGCTTTAATTTTAGGTTCAGGTCTAGGAGAGTTGGCTGATGAAATTAAAGAAGCTACATCAATACCATATAGTGAGATTCCTAATTTTCCCGTCTCTACTGTTAAAGGACATGCTGGACAGCTAGTTAGCGGTAGATTAAGACGCAAGAAAGTTATAGCTATGCAGGGAAGGTTTCATTATTATGAAGGATATGATATGGCAGAAATAACCTTTCCGGTGCGGGTGATGGAGCTTCTGGGAGCAGATAAATTAATTATTACTAATTCAGCTGGGGGAGTAAATAGAAATTATAATGTAGGTGACTTAATGATTATTAATGATCACATCAATTTTATGGGGACCAATCCTCTAGTTGGTCCTAATGAAGAAGAATTTGGGCCTCGTTTTCTCGATATGTCCCAGGCTTACAGTCCAGAGTTGATTACTGCAGCAGAAAGAGCAGCTAGCAAGATTGGAGTTAATACCCGCAAAGGGGTTTATTTAGCAACTACAGGACCAAATTATGAAACTCCGGCTGAGGTGCGCTGTATGTCCCGTCTAGGTGCTGATGCTGTAGGAATGTCAACAGTACCAGAGGTGATTGTAGCTAATCATATGAATTGTGAAGTATTAGGGATTTCCTGTATTGCCAATATGGCAGCTGGAATCCTTTCTGAACCCCTCGACCATATGGAAGTAATTGAGACTACTAAACGGGTTAAGGAAGACTTTATTAATTTAGTTACTAAAGTTCTGGAGGTAATAGAGTGA
- a CDS encoding stage V sporulation protein AE produces the protein MYNVADQAIIITDGDNTACRAVENAGQKLGVRTISKSAGTPTDHSGEEIIKLIKEAESDTALVMFDDEGDKNKGSGEQAMERVLAADEIEILGILAVASDTKDVVGIKPDFSVTNQAEVIDAPVTKDGSPESADHLYLEGDTVDIINEFSPQLVIGIGDIGKMDHQDDHNKGCPITTKAIEEILSRSGKSYERVN, from the coding sequence ATGTATAACGTCGCTGATCAAGCAATTATCATTACTGATGGAGATAATACAGCCTGTAGAGCAGTAGAAAATGCAGGTCAGAAATTAGGTGTAAGAACAATTTCTAAATCGGCTGGTACTCCTACTGATCATAGTGGGGAAGAGATAATTAAGTTAATCAAAGAAGCCGAGTCAGACACTGCTTTAGTCATGTTTGATGATGAAGGGGATAAAAATAAAGGTAGTGGAGAGCAGGCAATGGAAAGAGTTTTAGCAGCAGATGAAATAGAGATACTTGGTATTTTAGCTGTAGCTTCAGATACCAAAGATGTAGTAGGAATTAAGCCTGATTTTTCTGTAACTAATCAAGCAGAAGTTATAGATGCTCCAGTTACTAAGGACGGTAGTCCAGAATCAGCAGATCATCTTTATTTAGAAGGTGATACTGTTGATATAATTAATGAATTCAGTCCTCAATTGGTAATAGGTATTGGTGATATCGGCAAGATGGATCATCAGGATGATCATAACAAAGGCTGTCCAATAACTACTAAAGCAATTGAGGAGATTTTAAGTAGGAGTGGGAAAAGCTATGAAAGAGTTAACTAA
- a CDS encoding pyrimidine-nucleoside phosphorylase, whose protein sequence is MRAYDIILKKRNGKELATAEIEFLIGEYTAGRLPDYQLAAWAMAVFFTGMSKRETADLTMAMADSGDRIDLSPIQGVKVDKHSTGGVGDTTTLVLAPLVAAAGVPVAKMSGRGLGHTGGTIDKLEAIPGFNTSLSLEEFIANVNHRQVAVAGQTSNLAPADKQLYALRDVTATVDSISLIASSIMSKKIAAGAEKIVLDVKVGSGAFMKTYEQAVKLAESMVEIGRQVNRQTVAVLSNMDQPLGQAVGNALEVKEAVKTLYGEGPEDLIKLCLTLGAQMLKVAGMVETESEGREQLKEVLNSGAALRKFKDLIAAQGGNSSVVDDLTLLPAAKKQIELKAQKEGYIAGIDAEEVGLAAMSLGAGRETKDDIIDPSVGVVLQAKVGDQVNYGDTLATLHINDDANLMAVKEQLQSAYTITDEQSDKSKLIYKIIE, encoded by the coding sequence GTGAGAGCATATGATATTATTTTAAAGAAGCGTAACGGCAAAGAATTAGCGACGGCTGAAATAGAATTTTTAATTGGAGAATATACAGCAGGTAGACTGCCTGATTATCAGTTAGCAGCCTGGGCAATGGCTGTCTTCTTTACTGGAATGAGCAAGCGGGAAACAGCAGATCTGACTATGGCTATGGCTGATTCAGGGGACCGGATTGATTTAAGTCCAATTCAGGGAGTTAAGGTTGATAAACATAGTACTGGAGGCGTTGGTGATACAACAACATTAGTCTTAGCACCATTGGTAGCAGCAGCAGGAGTACCAGTAGCTAAAATGTCGGGGAGGGGTTTAGGCCATACTGGGGGAACTATAGATAAGCTGGAGGCAATTCCCGGCTTTAATACCTCTCTTTCCTTAGAAGAATTTATAGCTAATGTAAATCATAGGCAGGTAGCTGTAGCTGGTCAAACCAGTAACTTGGCTCCTGCTGATAAACAGCTTTATGCTCTGCGGGATGTAACGGCTACTGTGGATTCTATTTCCTTAATTGCTAGTAGCATCATGAGTAAGAAGATAGCTGCCGGAGCGGAAAAGATTGTTTTAGATGTTAAAGTCGGCAGTGGGGCCTTTATGAAGACTTATGAACAGGCAGTTAAGTTAGCTGAATCTATGGTAGAGATAGGCCGTCAGGTTAATCGCCAGACAGTTGCTGTTCTTTCTAATATGGACCAGCCGCTTGGCCAGGCAGTTGGTAATGCCCTGGAGGTTAAAGAAGCAGTTAAGACTCTCTACGGTGAAGGCCCTGAAGATTTAATTAAGTTATGTCTTACATTAGGTGCTCAGATGCTGAAGGTAGCCGGAATGGTTGAGACAGAATCTGAAGGTAGAGAACAGCTTAAAGAGGTTTTAAACAGTGGAGCTGCTTTAAGAAAGTTTAAAGACTTAATAGCTGCTCAAGGTGGTAACAGCAGTGTAGTAGATGATTTGACCCTACTGCCGGCTGCTAAAAAACAGATAGAGTTAAAGGCGCAGAAGGAAGGCTATATAGCGGGGATTGATGCTGAAGAGGTTGGACTAGCTGCTATGTCATTAGGAGCAGGCAGAGAAACTAAGGATGATATTATTGATCCCTCAGTAGGTGTGGTATTACAAGCTAAAGTAGGGGATCAGGTTAATTACGGAGATACCCTGGCTACTTTACATATAAATGATGATGCGAATTTGATGGCTGTTAAAGAGCAGCTGCAGAGTGCCTATACTATTACTGATGAGCAATCAGATAAGAGCAAATTGATTTATAAAATTATAGAATAA
- a CDS encoding SigF/SigG family RNA polymerase sporulation sigma factor yields the protein MNNNSLNIPQKELLSEAETKELLKKAQAGDQKAKDKLVNHNVKLVLKVAHRFANKNYDYEELFQIGSIGLLKAIERFDLERDVKFSTYAVPLIIGEIKRFLRDDDAVKVSRSLKRRAHRINEVKESLTAELNREPTIQEIAEEMEVDKEEIVNALEAVREPTSIYSPVYENEGNSIELVDQLAASSENQEQEIDRLALREVIDELKTRERLILKLRFFDEKTQQEVADRIGVSQVQVSRLERKIIDKVREELD from the coding sequence ATGAATAATAATAGTCTCAATATTCCCCAAAAAGAGCTGTTATCTGAAGCTGAAACCAAAGAGTTATTAAAGAAGGCTCAGGCTGGCGACCAGAAGGCTAAGGATAAGTTAGTTAATCACAATGTAAAGCTAGTCTTGAAAGTAGCCCATCGATTTGCTAATAAAAATTATGATTATGAGGAATTATTTCAGATTGGTAGTATCGGTTTATTAAAAGCAATCGAGCGGTTTGATTTAGAACGTGATGTTAAGTTTTCTACATATGCAGTTCCGTTAATTATTGGTGAAATTAAGCGATTTTTACGGGATGATGATGCTGTTAAAGTTAGTCGGTCACTAAAGCGAAGAGCACATAGAATAAATGAAGTTAAAGAGAGTCTAACTGCTGAATTGAATCGAGAGCCAACTATACAAGAGATTGCTGAGGAAATGGAAGTAGATAAGGAAGAAATAGTTAATGCTTTAGAAGCTGTTCGAGAACCTACTTCAATCTATTCGCCAGTTTATGAAAATGAAGGTAATTCAATAGAATTAGTGGATCAATTAGCTGCTAGTAGTGAAAATCAGGAACAGGAAATAGATAGATTGGCTTTGCGTGAAGTAATCGATGAGCTCAAGACACGAGAAAGGCTAATTCTAAAGCTGCGTTTTTTTGATGAAAAGACCCAACAGGAAGTAGCAGACAGAATAGGTGTTTCTCAGGTACAGGTATCAAGATTGGAAAGGAAGATTATAGATAAAGTAAGGGAAGAGTTGGACTGA
- a CDS encoding NUDIX hydrolase, with the protein MNESLIEEQLNSTSIYEGRIVNLRLDDVKLPDNNKAKREIVEHAGGVAVIPYLFEDKEVILVRQFRNPIEKVLLELPAGLLEINEDPKSCARRELEEETGYRTEDLQQIGSFYTSPGFCNEEIHLYLAQDLSKYSQKTDGDEFIELVKMPLKKIKQKLYTPEISDAKTVIGLQYLLNHLQQNNID; encoded by the coding sequence ATGAATGAATCACTGATTGAAGAGCAGTTAAATAGTACATCTATCTATGAAGGAAGAATAGTTAATCTAAGACTGGATGATGTAAAGCTGCCGGATAATAATAAGGCTAAACGAGAGATAGTAGAACATGCCGGTGGAGTAGCGGTTATTCCTTATTTGTTCGAAGATAAGGAAGTGATACTGGTACGTCAATTTAGGAATCCTATTGAGAAGGTATTACTGGAACTTCCTGCTGGTCTTCTTGAAATTAATGAGGATCCTAAAAGCTGTGCTCGCCGAGAATTAGAGGAGGAGACAGGCTATAGAACTGAAGATTTACAACAGATTGGAAGTTTCTATACTTCACCTGGTTTTTGTAATGAAGAGATCCATCTTTACTTAGCTCAGGATTTATCGAAGTATAGTCAAAAGACTGATGGTGACGAATTTATTGAATTAGTTAAAATGCCGCTAAAAAAGATAAAACAGAAGTTATATACTCCAGAGATTTCTGATGCTAAAACAGTAATTGGTCTTCAGTATTTATTAAATCATCTACAACAGAATAATATAGATTAG
- the spoIIM gene encoding stage II sporulation protein M encodes MFSLRQLGTSSIQFMRRNLSILLFLIIIFISGVTFGAIAVKMLSYAEKNQLVNYLANFFQNFKGKLVLQQEILAQEAVFYNLKLILLVWILGISIVGMPIIPILVFLRGFILGFAVGFLVDELAVKGFLFAVVSIVPHNLFAIPSLIIAGTAGIAFALNLFKSRFKRMPINFAQYFFGYSTLMIILAVILVTAGLIESFLTPILMSFITKTVIY; translated from the coding sequence ATGTTTAGTTTAAGACAGCTTGGAACTAGCAGTATTCAGTTTATGCGCCGTAATCTTTCTATTCTTTTGTTCTTAATTATTATTTTTATCAGCGGGGTTACTTTTGGGGCTATTGCAGTTAAGATGTTAAGTTATGCAGAAAAGAATCAATTAGTGAATTATTTAGCCAATTTTTTTCAAAATTTCAAGGGAAAATTGGTTCTCCAACAGGAAATTTTAGCCCAAGAAGCAGTTTTTTATAATTTAAAGTTAATTCTTTTAGTCTGGATACTGGGGATTTCCATAGTCGGAATGCCGATAATTCCTATTCTTGTCTTTTTACGTGGTTTTATTTTAGGGTTTGCTGTTGGGTTTTTAGTTGATGAGTTGGCAGTTAAAGGTTTTCTGTTTGCTGTTGTTTCTATTGTACCACATAATCTATTTGCCATTCCCAGTTTAATTATAGCAGGAACAGCCGGAATAGCTTTTGCACTTAATCTATTTAAAAGCCGTTTTAAAAGAATGCCGATTAATTTTGCTCAATATTTTTTTGGTTATTCTACCTTAATGATCATATTAGCTGTTATTTTAGTTACGGCCGGATTAATTGAATCATTTTTAACACCTATATTGATGAGTTTCATTACTAAGACGGTAATTTACTGA
- the spoVAD gene encoding stage V sporulation protein AD, giving the protein MNKSIGQQTISFESQPKIISSSAIVGPKEGDGPLGEYFDKVLDDSYYQQDTWEKAERKMTKENIDLLLTKAKLSPDKIDYLVGGDLLNQVVTSNFSAVKFPVPYFGIYGACSTLAEGLILGAVLIDGGFGNRVINFTSSHYQSAERQYRTPNEYGDKYPPYKQWTATGAGAMITSRDGSGPVITEATPGQVVDLGIKDPQDMGSAMAPAAADTILQHLEDTGRTPNDYDLIVTGDLGEVGSEILAELLKEKGVDIADSHDDCGLMLYNSDQGVGAGGSGCACSAVVTASYLLPYINNGNFNRIFVVATGSLLSSVTSLQGDSIPCIAHGVVIENNSKSNAVGSIESKVKSEGK; this is encoded by the coding sequence ATGAATAAATCAATCGGCCAACAGACAATTAGTTTTGAATCACAGCCTAAAATTATCTCTTCTTCTGCTATTGTAGGTCCTAAAGAAGGAGATGGGCCGTTAGGAGAATATTTTGATAAAGTATTAGACGACTCCTATTATCAACAGGATACTTGGGAGAAGGCAGAACGGAAGATGACTAAGGAGAATATTGATCTTCTGCTTACAAAAGCTAAACTAAGCCCTGATAAAATAGATTACTTAGTCGGCGGCGATTTATTAAACCAGGTAGTAACTTCTAATTTTTCTGCTGTTAAATTTCCAGTGCCGTACTTTGGCATTTATGGGGCCTGTTCTACATTAGCTGAAGGATTGATTCTAGGAGCTGTTTTAATCGATGGTGGATTTGGTAATCGAGTTATAAACTTTACCTCGAGCCATTATCAGAGTGCTGAACGCCAGTATAGAACTCCCAATGAGTATGGTGATAAGTATCCGCCTTATAAGCAGTGGACGGCTACTGGAGCAGGAGCTATGATAACATCTAGAGATGGATCAGGCCCAGTAATTACAGAAGCAACACCTGGTCAGGTAGTAGATTTAGGCATTAAGGATCCTCAGGATATGGGTTCAGCTATGGCTCCAGCAGCTGCTGATACTATTTTGCAGCATCTAGAGGATACTGGACGTACTCCAAATGATTATGATTTAATTGTAACCGGTGATCTGGGTGAAGTGGGAAGTGAAATATTGGCAGAATTACTGAAAGAAAAAGGAGTAGATATAGCAGATAGCCATGATGACTGCGGCTTGATGCTCTATAATTCGGACCAGGGAGTCGGTGCCGGCGGCAGCGGTTGTGCTTGTTCGGCAGTGGTAACTGCATCCTATCTTTTACCATACATTAACAACGGCAACTTTAATCGAATCTTTGTAGTAGCTACAGGATCATTGTTAAGTTCTGTAACTTCTCTACAGGGCGATTCTATTCCCTGTATTGCTCATGGAGTGGTGATTGAGAATAATTCAAAAAGTAATGCAGTTGGAAGTATAGAATCTAAAGTAAAAAGTGAGGGCAAATAG
- the spoVAC gene encoding stage V sporulation protein AC, protein MADINKNSKEYKKLVKKVHPSQSKFKNFLLAYLIGGLIAVIGELITMSLTAQGLPLNEAGPLMSVSMIFIGGLLTGLGVYDRIAQYAGAGTIVPITGFANAIVAPAMEYKQDGYVLGLGAKMYNIAGPVLTYAMLSGFTIGIIKLIFA, encoded by the coding sequence GTGGCTGATATCAACAAGAATTCAAAGGAATATAAGAAATTAGTTAAAAAGGTTCATCCTTCTCAGTCAAAGTTTAAAAACTTTCTTTTGGCTTATCTAATCGGAGGACTAATCGCTGTTATTGGTGAGTTGATTACTATGTCTTTAACTGCTCAAGGGCTACCATTGAATGAAGCAGGACCACTAATGAGTGTAAGTATGATCTTTATTGGAGGATTATTAACCGGGCTTGGTGTTTATGATAGGATTGCTCAATATGCTGGAGCAGGAACAATTGTACCGATTACTGGTTTTGCTAATGCTATAGTGGCACCGGCTATGGAATATAAACAGGATGGATATGTCCTGGGGTTGGGGGCTAAGATGTATAATATTGCTGGCCCGGTATTGACTTATGCTATGCTGTCCGGTTTTACAATCGGAATTATTAAATTAATTTTTGCTTAA
- the spoIIAB gene encoding anti-sigma F factor codes for MSKNNARLELKSISDNIGLARVTVASFAAQLDFTISEIEEIKVAVSEAVSNAIIHGYKDETGIIGINLEIDGDKLIIEVEDSGRGISNIEQACEPSYTTADRMGLGLVFIDSFMDELSIDSELEQGTKIRMITSPEKTEKKVN; via the coding sequence TTGAGTAAGAATAATGCCAGGTTGGAGTTAAAGAGTATTTCCGATAATATTGGCTTAGCTAGAGTAACAGTAGCTTCATTTGCAGCCCAGCTGGATTTTACTATTTCAGAGATTGAGGAGATTAAAGTAGCAGTTTCTGAAGCAGTATCAAATGCAATTATCCACGGCTATAAAGATGAGACAGGTATTATTGGAATTAATTTAGAGATTGACGGTGATAAATTAATTATTGAAGTTGAAGATTCAGGTCGGGGAATCTCAAATATTGAACAAGCCTGTGAACCTTCTTATACTACGGCTGATAGAATGGGATTAGGATTAGTATTTATTGATTCTTTTATGGATGAGTTAAGTATCGATTCAGAATTAGAGCAGGGTACCAAAATAAGAATGATCACAAGTCCAGAGAAGACAGAAAAGAAAGTTAATTAG
- a CDS encoding SpoVA/SpoVAEb family sporulation membrane protein produces the protein MNYLTAFLVGGLICGLGQLFLDYTNYTPAHLLVTMVTVGAILTGLGLFQPLIDFAGAGVTALVINFGHVVTKGVLNEVNRNGFLGLFAGILELGSVGISASIVIGFLMAAIFRPKE, from the coding sequence ATGAATTATTTGACTGCCTTTTTAGTTGGCGGTTTAATCTGTGGCCTAGGCCAGCTATTTCTAGATTATACTAATTATACGCCAGCCCATTTACTAGTGACGATGGTGACAGTAGGAGCTATTCTAACCGGATTAGGTCTATTCCAGCCTTTAATTGATTTCGCTGGAGCCGGAGTGACAGCGTTAGTTATTAATTTTGGACATGTAGTAACTAAAGGAGTATTAAATGAAGTTAATAGAAATGGATTTCTCGGCCTCTTTGCTGGAATTTTAGAATTAGGCAGTGTTGGAATCAGTGCTTCGATAGTGATTGGATTCTTAATGGCTGCTATCTTTAGGCCAAAAGAGTAA
- the spoIIAA gene encoding anti-sigma F factor antagonist, whose amino-acid sequence MELEIERVGVNLIVRIDGSLDLHTVDTLRKRIDEKLTGEVGIQNMILNLKNVDFIDSSGLGFIIGRYKQINNHGGKLKIINVNNSIKQVFELSGILKIVDVFTDEQEALQAV is encoded by the coding sequence GTGGAACTAGAAATAGAGAGAGTAGGAGTCAATTTAATAGTCAGAATTGATGGAAGTCTGGATTTACATACAGTTGATACACTGCGCAAACGGATTGATGAGAAACTGACAGGAGAAGTGGGAATTCAGAATATGATTCTTAATTTAAAGAATGTTGATTTTATTGATAGTTCTGGTTTAGGATTTATCATTGGTAGATATAAGCAGATAAATAATCATGGAGGAAAATTAAAGATTATCAATGTTAATAACTCCATCAAACAGGTATTTGAATTATCAGGAATTTTAAAGATAGTTGATGTATTTACTGATGAGCAAGAAGCTCTACAAGCAGTATAA
- a CDS encoding D-alanyl-D-alanine carboxypeptidase family protein, producing the protein MVKRIISIILLVFLLCLSFSLTLSAEELPDPEFDLEAKSAVLMEAKSGKVIYEKNAHEELPPASITKTMTLLLTMEAIDEGKANLDEAVTTSEYAAGMGGSQIWLEPGEEMKLEEMIKAIAIVSANDACVAVAEHLYGTEEVFVNAMNEKADELGLDDTHFVNTNGLPVEDSDKRGNYTSAHDVGVMSRELVTKYPQVLDYTKIWIDHLRDGDSFLRNTNNLVRFYKGADGLKTGHTSQAGFGVVATAERKGLRFIAVVMKEETSDTRFKEAGELLSYGFSIYRSVPVIQKGEVAIDEVEIYKGKNPKVKAVARKDLTAAVIKGNEGNLKRQILVKEDLTAPLKRGEKIGELRVLSDGQKIASVDLVANREVQKGNIIQVIIQLLKKFLLNIVNVFN; encoded by the coding sequence TTGGTAAAACGTATAATATCTATCATTTTGTTAGTCTTTCTTCTCTGTTTATCATTTTCTCTTACTTTATCTGCCGAAGAATTACCTGATCCTGAGTTTGATTTGGAAGCCAAGTCAGCAGTATTGATGGAGGCCAAATCGGGGAAAGTTATTTATGAAAAGAATGCACACGAAGAATTACCTCCAGCCAGCATTACGAAAACAATGACTTTACTGTTGACTATGGAAGCAATTGATGAAGGTAAAGCAAACTTGGATGAAGCTGTAACTACTAGTGAATATGCGGCAGGAATGGGTGGTTCACAGATTTGGCTGGAGCCAGGCGAAGAGATGAAACTAGAAGAGATGATTAAGGCAATTGCTATTGTTTCGGCCAATGATGCCTGTGTAGCAGTAGCTGAACATCTTTATGGTACAGAAGAGGTCTTTGTCAATGCTATGAATGAGAAGGCTGACGAATTAGGCCTGGATGATACTCATTTTGTTAATACTAACGGCCTTCCGGTTGAAGATTCTGATAAACGAGGAAATTATACCAGTGCTCATGATGTAGGTGTTATGTCAAGGGAATTAGTAACTAAATATCCTCAGGTGCTTGATTATACTAAAATCTGGATTGACCATTTGCGGGATGGAGATTCCTTTCTGCGGAATACGAATAATCTAGTTAGATTCTATAAAGGAGCTGACGGTTTAAAGACAGGTCATACTAGCCAAGCAGGTTTTGGAGTTGTTGCGACTGCTGAACGAAAAGGCTTGAGGTTTATAGCTGTGGTGATGAAAGAAGAGACTTCGGATACTCGATTTAAAGAAGCAGGAGAATTGTTGTCTTATGGTTTTAGTATCTATCGTTCAGTTCCGGTAATTCAGAAAGGAGAAGTAGCAATTGATGAAGTAGAGATCTATAAAGGGAAGAATCCCAAGGTTAAAGCAGTTGCTAGAAAGGATCTAACTGCTGCTGTAATTAAAGGAAATGAGGGTAATTTAAAGCGGCAGATTTTAGTTAAAGAAGATTTAACTGCTCCGCTGAAGAGAGGGGAAAAGATTGGAGAATTGAGAGTATTATCCGATGGACAAAAGATAGCCAGCGTAGATTTAGTGGCCAATCGAGAGGTACAGAAAGGGAATATTATTCAGGTAATAATCCAGTTGCTTAAGAAATTTTTATTAAATATTGTTAATGTCTTTAATTAA
- a CDS encoding phosphopentomutase → MEIDRVVLIVLDSVGIGALPDAADFGDEGANTLVHVAEAVGDIELPNLEELGLGNITEISGIAQTDNPAGVFGRMKEASQGKDTITGHWELAGLVSSEPFPTYSEGFPAEVIEEFEEQIGREVLGNKPASGTVIIEELGAEHLETGKPIVYTSADSVFQIAAHEEVIPVEELYEICRTARKILTGPHAVGRVIARPFVGELGSFERTERREDFSLQPPEETLLDSVSQAGKSVMAVGKIEDIFSERGITDSIHSTNNQEAVQDICKFLTRDKEGLIFANLIDFDQEYGHRNDPQGYAQALEKFDASLPEIIELLTEKDILIITADHGCDPIYEGTDHTREYVPLLVSGERIKRDVNLGTRDTFADLAATIADLLEVTKPPAGTSFKEKLFR, encoded by the coding sequence ATGGAGATCGATAGAGTAGTATTAATCGTTCTAGATAGCGTAGGTATTGGTGCTTTGCCGGATGCTGCTGACTTTGGTGATGAAGGTGCTAATACTTTAGTACATGTAGCTGAAGCAGTAGGCGATATTGAACTGCCTAATTTAGAAGAGTTAGGGTTAGGAAATATTACTGAGATTTCAGGTATAGCTCAAACTGATAATCCTGCAGGAGTTTTCGGGCGGATGAAGGAGGCCTCACAGGGTAAGGATACGATTACAGGCCACTGGGAGCTGGCCGGTTTAGTTTCGTCTGAACCATTTCCTACTTATTCCGAAGGATTTCCTGCAGAAGTGATTGAAGAATTTGAAGAGCAGATTGGTAGGGAAGTGTTGGGGAATAAACCGGCTTCTGGAACAGTAATTATTGAAGAACTGGGGGCTGAACATTTAGAGACAGGAAAACCGATTGTCTATACCTCGGCTGACAGCGTTTTTCAGATAGCGGCCCATGAAGAGGTTATTCCAGTAGAGGAACTTTATGAAATTTGTAGAACTGCTCGCAAGATATTGACTGGTCCTCATGCAGTAGGTAGAGTAATAGCCAGGCCCTTTGTTGGTGAGTTGGGTAGTTTTGAACGGACTGAAAGGCGAGAGGATTTTTCCTTACAGCCGCCAGAGGAGACGCTGTTGGACTCTGTTAGCCAAGCAGGAAAATCAGTCATGGCTGTAGGAAAGATTGAAGATATCTTTTCTGAGCGGGGAATTACTGATTCAATACATAGTACCAATAATCAGGAAGCAGTCCAGGATATATGTAAGTTCTTAACTAGGGATAAGGAAGGCTTGATTTTTGCTAATTTAATTGATTTTGATCAGGAGTACGGCCACCGAAATGATCCACAAGGCTATGCTCAGGCTTTAGAAAAGTTTGATGCCAGTCTGCCTGAAATTATTGAGTTATTAACTGAGAAAGATATATTAATTATTACAGCTGATCACGGTTGTGATCCAATTTATGAAGGGACCGACCATACTAGAGAATATGTTCCATTATTGGTTTCTGGAGAACGGATTAAAAGAGATGTTAATCTAGGAACTAGAGATACTTTTGCAGATCTGGCTGCTACTATTGCTGATTTACTGGAGGTTACTAAGCCCCCAGCTGGGACGAGCTTTAAAGAAAAACTGTTTCGTTAA